The following are from one region of the Lonchura striata isolate bLonStr1 chromosome 26, bLonStr1.mat, whole genome shotgun sequence genome:
- the HDAC1 gene encoding histone deacetylase 1, with amino-acid sequence MALTQGTKRKVCYYYDGDVGNYYYGQGHPMKPHRIRMTHNLLLNYGLYRKMEIYRPHKANAEEMTKYHSDDYIKFLRSIRPDNMSEYSKQMQRFNVGEDCPVFDGLFEFCQLSAGGSVASAVKLNKQQTDIAVNWAGGLHHAKKSEASGFCYVNDIVLAILELLKYHQRVLYIDIDIHHGDGVEEAFYTTDRVMTVSFHKYGEYFPGTGDLRDIGAGKGKYYAVNYPLRDGIDDESYEAIFKPVISKVMETFQPSAVVLQCGSDSLSGDRLGCFNLTIKGHAKCVEFVKSFNLPMLMLGGGGYTIRNVARCWTYETAVALDTEIPNELPYNDYFEYFGPDFKLHISPSNMTNQNTNEYLEKIKQRLFENLRMLPHAPGVQMQPIPEDAVQEDSGDEEEDDPEKRISIRNSNKRISCDEEFSDSEDEGEGGRKNVANFKKAKRVKAEEEKEEEEKKDEKEEEKAKEEKAPAAPAAPAAAEPKGVKEETKST; translated from the exons ATGGCGCTGACGCAGGGCACGAAGCGCAAAGTCTGCTACTACTACGATG GGGATGTTGGGAATTATTATTATGGCCAAGGACATCCCATGAAACCCCACAGGATCCGCATGACCCACAACCTCCTGCTCAACTATGGGCTCTACAGGAAGATGGAGATCTAT CGTCCTCACAAGGCCAATGCAGAGGAGATGACCAAGTACCACAGCGATGATTACATCAAATTCCTGAGGTCCATCCGCCCTGACAACATGTCTGAGTACAGCAAGCAGATGCAAAGAT TTAATGTTGGGGAGGACTGCCCTGTGTTTGATGGGCTCTTTGAGTTCTGTCAGCTCTCTGCTGGAGGCTCTGTTG CCAGCGCGGTGAAGCTGAACAAGCAGCAGACGGACATCGCCGTGAACTGGGCCGGGGGCCTGCACCACGCCAAGAAATCCGAGGCGTCCGGCTTCTGCTACGTCAACGACATCGTGCTGgccatcctggagctgctcaa GTACCACCAGCGGGTGCTGTACATTGACATCGACATCCACCACGGGGATGGGGTGGAGGAGGCTTTTTACACCACAGACAGGGTCATGACCGTGTCCTTCCACAAATACGGAGAATATTTCCCAGGAACTGGGGACCTGAGG GACATCGGGGCAGGCAAAGGGAAGTACTACGCTGTCAATTACCCGCTGCGGGACGGCATCGACGACGAGTCCTACGAAGCCATTTTCAAACCT GTGATCTCCAAGGTGATGGAGACGTTCCAGCCCAGCGCCGTTGTCCTGCAGTGCGGCTCCGATTCCCTgtctggggacaggctgggctgcTTCAACCTCACCATCAAAG GCCACGCCAAGTGTGTGGAGTTTGTGAAGAGCTTTAACCTGCCCATGCTGATGCTGGGAGGAGGGGGGTACACGATCCGCAACGTGGCTCGCTGCTGGACCTACGAGACCGCCGTGGCTCTGGACACTGAGATTCCCAATG AACTTCCATACAACGACTACTTTGAGTACTTTGGGCCAGACTTCAAGCTGCACATCAGCCCCTCCAACATGACCAACCAGAACACCAACGAATACCTGGAGAAAATCAA GCAGCGGCTCTTCGAGAACCTGAGGATGCTCCCTCACGCTCCCGGGGTCCAGATGCAGCCAATTCCTGAGGATGCTGTGCAGGAGGACAgtggggatgaggaggaggatgatccTGAAAAACGCATTTCCA TCCGAAATTCCAACAAGAGAATATCCTGTGACGAGGAATTCTCCGACTCCGAGGACGAGGGGGAGGGAGGGCGCAAGAACGTCGCCAACTTCAAAAAAGCCAAACGTGTGaaggcagaggaggagaaggaggaagaggagaagaaag atgagaaggaagaggaaaaagcaaaagaggaaaaagcaccagcagcaccagcagcaccagcagcagcagaacccaaAGG